The Comamonas sp. 26 DNA window GGTTTGAAAGGCAATCGAGTCGATAACACCAATGATGTTGGCGATCTGGGTGGAGCTGTCATGTATCTCCTTCATGATGCGCACTACATCGGCAACTACTTCGCCTCCCTGTGCGGCAACGGCCGAGGCATTCTGTGCAAACTGGTTGGCCTGCTGCGCGCTGTCTGAATTCTGTCGCACCGTAGAGTTGAGTTCCTCCATGGAGGCTGCGGTCTGCTGTAGCGCACTCGCCTGGCTTTCGGAGCGCGAGGAAAGGTCCTGGTTCCCGTGTGCAATTTGCTCGCTGGCGGTGGCCACGCTTTCCGAGCCCTCGCGCACCTTACTGACCACCTGCACCAGGCCTTGCTGCATGATTTGGAGCGCTTGAAGCAGCTGTGCGGTTTCATCCGATCCTTTCACGTGTATTGTGTTGTTCAGCTTTCCCGCTGCTACGGCATTGGCCACCTGCACCGCTTGGGCGATTGGGTTCGTGATCGAGCGGATGATCCGCAGCGCCATGAGTACGGCGATGACCAATGCGATGCTAGTACCCGTCAGGATGGCTATCTGGATGCTGCGCACGGCACCAGCAGCGCGTCTGATAGAGGCGTCCATCAGTTGGTTCTGGTATGTGATCACTCTATCGAGTGCCTGATGGTATCTGGTGCGGGCAGGAGGGATGTCCTGGAGCAGAAGGCTTCGGGCATCTTGCGTGCGACCAACCTTGATGGCATCCATGTAGCGGTCTTGCGCAGCGATGTATTTGTTGCGTGGATCCTTGAAGGCTTCCAGAGCTGCCTTGCCGCCATCCGTTGTGACCTGTGTCTCCAACTGCTTCAGCAGACCGCTGATTTGCTGACGTGTTTGCTGGATCGTAGCAGTCTCTTTAGCGATGCTGGTGTTGTCGTCTTGGTGATGCAGCATGCTGTTTAGAGCAATTTCGTTGCGGCTCAGTAGGTCCTTGATGGTGTGTAGCTCGCTGATCTTGGGGTACTGGTCATAGGCGACAGAGCGGAAGTCCTTTTGCAGATTGCTGGTTTCCCACAGTGCCACGGAGCTTTTGATGACGATCAATAGGGCCACGATACCAAAGCCTAGTGCAAGGCGTGCCCAGATTTTCATATTTTGGAAGTTCATGATGTCTTCTCGATCAAGAAGGAAAGAGATGCTGAAGTGCAGAGCAAGGTATGAGTTTTTGATAAAAATAATCAATTTGTAACTAGTATAAAAAATAAAATCATTTCTGGCAAATTATTTGCTATAAATGATTTTCCCTATTCGCGATCTCCGCCGAAGCCAGGCTAAGAATTCCAGGTGAACGAACTGCGAGCTGGTGTTGAGCACTCGCTCGCAGTTCTTCCGCTGCCGCTGCTTTTGTGGACTGCCCTAGGCAGGTAGACATCCCCGTGAGATAGCCCCTGAATCCCCGGACACGGTCCATCGCTTATCTTCGACAACAACTACCGCTGCTATGGATATCGCAGAGTGCAGGCATCCCTGCTCAAGGAGTGCAGGGGCATCTCGGAGAAGGTGGTTCGTTGGCTGATGAAGCAGGAGGGCTTGATCGTGGCCAAGCCCAAACGCCGCAGATATAACTCATACCTTGGAGAGATAGGTGCGGCTCGGCGTTGTTGCATAAATCGCAGGCTAGGGTCAGGTAGCCTCGTGCAATGAGTCAGTCCCCGCAGTCCAAACCTCGCTATCGCACCACCAACTGGAAGCAATACAACGCAGCGCTCAAAGCGCGGGGCTCACTGACCATCTGGCTGAACAGGGGCATGTCTTGGTTTGCCGCTGCCAGCGGCAAACGCGGGCGCAGCCCGCAGTTCTCGGATGCAGCGATCTAGTTCTGCCTGACCATCAAGAACCTCTTCGGATTGGCCTTGCGGCAGACCACAGGCTTTGTTCAGTCACTACTGGCGTTGTCTGGACTGCTGTGGCCAGTTCCCGACTTCAGCTCGTTGTGTCGTCGCCAACGCAGTCTGGATGTC harbors:
- a CDS encoding methyl-accepting chemotaxis protein — its product is MNFQNMKIWARLALGFGIVALLIVIKSSVALWETSNLQKDFRSVAYDQYPKISELHTIKDLLSRNEIALNSMLHHQDDNTSIAKETATIQQTRQQISGLLKQLETQVTTDGGKAALEAFKDPRNKYIAAQDRYMDAIKVGRTQDARSLLLQDIPPARTRYHQALDRVITYQNQLMDASIRRAAGAVRSIQIAILTGTSIALVIAVLMALRIIRSITNPIAQAVQVANAVAAGKLNNTIHVKGSDETAQLLQALQIMQQGLVQVVSKVREGSESVATASEQIAHGNQDLSSRSESQASALQQTAASMEELNSTVRQNSDSAQQANQFAQNASAVAAQGGEVVADVVRIMKEIHDSSTQIANIIGVIDSIAFQTNILALNAAVEAARAGEQGRGFAVVATEVRSLAGRAAQAAREIKDLIGVSVDRVESGAALVDQAGKTMTEVVNAIQRVTNIMGEISAASSEQSLGVAQVGEAVTQMDHVTQQNAALVEEIAAAASSLSVQAQELVDTVEVFQLGATSGTLNPMSANSARGIMHASAAQPAPQAAAARAAIAPSRRPAPAVNAVVARAVQPRAQQSTRPAPVHKGASDSDWESF